The Thermoproteota archaeon genome includes a window with the following:
- a CDS encoding CoA-binding protein produces the protein MNLEPFLKRENTVAVVGASRNPKKWGYRLYRFFKRYYRKVYPVNPRAEEIDGDKAYPDLRSLPEKPDLVNLVVPPTVAREVVRDAIRMGIKMIWFQPGSEDEEVIEECLKAGINVIWGKCLMETINHSSHK, from the coding sequence GTGAATTTGGAGCCTTTTCTTAAGAGGGAGAACACTGTCGCCGTGGTAGGAGCATCTAGAAACCCGAAGAAGTGGGGTTACAGGCTATACCGGTTTTTCAAGAGATACTACAGGAAAGTATATCCGGTGAACCCTAGAGCTGAGGAAATAGATGGTGATAAGGCCTATCCCGATCTGAGAAGTCTACCGGAAAAGCCTGACCTAGTGAATCTCGTTGTTCCCCCCACTGTGGCTAGGGAGGTAGTGAGAGACGCGATACGAATGGGAATAAAGATGATATGGTTTCAACCGGGCTCCGAGGATGAAGAGGTCATCGAAGAGTGCTTGAAAGCTGGGATCAATGTGATATGGGGCAAGTGCTTAATGGAGACCATTAATCATAGTTCCCATAAGTGA
- a CDS encoding DUF87 domain-containing protein — MDTIVLGREIDSGEEFRLKIAELVTGRTAVIAKTGYGKSWTIRKVVEELLERGYPVGIIDPEGEHTSLADVFDMLIISPDGDVDLTRASPSRLAQVAVKGVSFILDMSKYKPDTSTKLAAGIIEGLMKIGSPDGFLVVVDEAKELAPEKGAGSTLGKGAMSTLTWLNTLATRGRKKGIGLMFSTQRPQLVSKTLLSQAENKIILRVEYIRDLSAVIQYLGLSKDVASRISSLERGVAYVEGPFTFKPGFVKVGGVKSAHLGSTPNPKPRPPPSLQEVVRFLSIQTEINVSKTEDAGRKLKDEVVEGGIEGENGRGKSEKRRVVRKTSKSRVKAKERGTKSISVRSPEIWSLPPARLRSDVVKGLVERRNEMRDLLSTLESRKEVMDEAVYQMLKEEYERELGLLEEDLDPYRTEAMEASLVLEAAIEDRRNIMEALSSRRVNPLKRIAVKWRIWRLQREIKGLEKRLKMVRRILKELE; from the coding sequence TGGAGAGGAATTTAGACTGAAAATAGCCGAATTAGTGACGGGAAGGACTGCCGTTATAGCCAAAACGGGTTACGGTAAGTCTTGGACCATAAGGAAGGTGGTTGAGGAGCTGCTGGAGAGAGGTTATCCTGTAGGCATCATAGACCCGGAGGGAGAGCACACCTCCCTAGCTGATGTATTCGACATGCTTATTATATCTCCCGATGGGGACGTAGACCTTACGAGGGCCTCCCCTAGTAGATTAGCTCAGGTGGCCGTCAAGGGAGTCAGCTTCATCCTCGACATGTCCAAGTACAAGCCGGATACCTCTACTAAATTGGCAGCCGGAATCATTGAGGGTCTGATGAAAATAGGAAGCCCGGATGGATTTCTGGTCGTGGTAGATGAGGCCAAGGAGCTAGCTCCTGAGAAGGGAGCTGGCAGCACTCTAGGCAAGGGAGCGATGAGCACTCTAACATGGCTGAATACGCTGGCAACTAGAGGGAGGAAGAAGGGCATAGGGCTCATGTTCTCGACCCAAAGGCCCCAGCTGGTTTCGAAGACCTTGCTCAGTCAGGCGGAGAACAAGATCATCCTGAGGGTAGAGTACATCAGGGACCTGTCCGCTGTGATCCAGTACTTGGGGCTCAGCAAAGACGTGGCCTCGAGGATAAGCAGCCTCGAAAGGGGAGTGGCTTATGTGGAGGGACCGTTCACCTTCAAGCCCGGTTTCGTGAAGGTAGGGGGTGTTAAGAGCGCCCACTTGGGTTCCACTCCGAATCCCAAGCCAAGACCTCCTCCCAGTCTGCAAGAGGTGGTCAGGTTCCTCTCGATCCAGACGGAGATCAACGTCTCCAAGACTGAGGATGCAGGGAGGAAGTTGAAGGATGAGGTGGTAGAAGGGGGGATAGAGGGGGAGAATGGGAGAGGAAAGAGCGAGAAGAGGAGAGTCGTAAGGAAGACTTCCAAATCTAGGGTCAAAGCTAAGGAAAGAGGAACTAAGAGCATTTCAGTCAGATCTCCTGAGATCTGGTCCCTACCTCCGGCCAGACTGAGGTCAGATGTGGTTAAGGGCTTGGTTGAGAGGAGGAATGAAATGAGGGACTTGCTCAGCACCTTAGAGAGTAGGAAGGAGGTCATGGATGAAGCGGTATACCAGATGCTCAAGGAAGAGTACGAGAGGGAGCTTGGTCTATTGGAGGAGGACCTAGATCCCTACAGGACGGAAGCCATGGAGGCGAGCCTCGTACTGGAAGCGGCGATAGAGGACAGGAGGAACATCATGGAGGCACTTTCATCTAGGAGGGTCAACCCCTTGAAGAGGATAGCCGTGAAGTGGAGGATATGGAGGCTCCAAAGAGAGATAAAAGGTCTGGAAAAGAGGCTGAAAATGGTCAGGAGGATCCTAAAGGAGCTCGAGTGA